The following DNA comes from Pseudomonas sp. Tri1.
CGCTGAGTGCGCCAATGGAAAATGGCACGGCTACCGCCCATTGCAAGTGACCGGCCGCCGAACTCGCCACAACCCCCGACATGGAAACCAGTGCAATCACCGTCAGCGAAGTGGCGAGCACCGACTGCGTGGTCAAATTGGTGTAGCGCTGGAGCGCCGGGACCATGACGAAACCACCGCCGACCCCGAGCAAGCCGGAAAGCACCCCTGCGACCACGCCTGAAAAGGTGAGCGCCCAGGCACATGGGCCGGTCCAGTTCAGCTTGCCGCGGTGCTCATCCAGGACACAGGGCGGTGGCTTGCCCCTGCCAGATGCCTTTACCCCCGCGCGCGCAGGCCGTGACTTTTGAAAGGCCCGCCAAGCCACGTACATCAGCAAAAGGGCAAACATGATCGTCAAGGGCGCGTTGGGAGTACGTTGAGCCAACCACAGGCCGACGGGGGAGCAGACGATCCCCGCCCCAGCGGTCAGGAGTGCGGCCTTATAGCGTACGATACCGTTCCTGAGCCCCATCATGGCGCCCAGGCTGGCGGCTAAGCCCACGGCGAGTAAACCAATAGGCCCGGCTTCGGCCATGCTCAAACCCACGCCAAACACCAGGAACGGGACCGCGAGTATGCCTCCGCCCGCGCCGGTCAGCGCCAGAATCACGCCCACGGTGAAGCCCAGTAGCAAGACGCTCATCATCTGGTTCTCCTGGCGTTCAAGTCCGTTTTCATAAGTCCGCCAGCTCGGGTTTTGCCAGCCACTCATGGCCCTTGAGCATTCCCCTCCAATACAGGGGCGGCAGAATCCGCTCTTTGAGCAGCCACGCCAGCCGCGAGGGGCGGGTTCCGTCAATCAGCCAGGACGGGAAACTGGGGGCCACCTTACCGCCGTAGGTGAATTCTGCGAGGACGATCTTGCCCCGTTCCACCGTCAGCGGGCAGGAACCGTAGCCGTCGTATTGGGCACAACCCTCGGCCTTGCCCATCGCCGCCAGAACGTTATGGGCGACCACGGGGGCCTGCTTGCGTGCCGCTGCCGCCGTTTTGGCGTTGCTGGTATTGGCCGCGTCTCCCAGCGCGTGGATATTGGCCCAGCCTTTGTGGCGCAGGGTTGCGGGATCGACGTCAAGCCATCCTGCCGCATCCGCGAGGGGGCTGACACGAATGAAGTCCGGCGCAACCTGTGGTGGCACGACATGAAGCAGGTCGAAGTCGCGGGTGACACTGTGGGTGCTGCCGTCAGGCCTGACGCAACTGAAGGTGGCCGTGCGCTCGGGGCCATTGACGCTTGTCAGGGTGTCACCGAAATTCAAGTCGATGCCGTAGGCGTGGATGTACTTCATTAGCGCGGGCACGTAGTCGGGAACACCGAACAGCACCGTCGCGGCACTGCAGAAATCGATCTCGATATCCCCCAGCACGCCTTCGCGCCGCCAATGATCGGCAGACAAGTACATGGCTTTTTGCGGCGCTCCCGCACACTTGATCGGCATGGGCGGTTGTGTGAACACGGCTTGTCCACCGCGCAGTTGTCGCACCAGTTCCCAGGTATAGGGCGCCAGGTGGTACAGGTAGTTGGACGTCACTCCGTTTCGCCCCAGGGTGTCCGACAACCCTTCAATGGCGTGCCAGTTGAGTTTGAGGCCAGGGCACACGATCAGTTGCTCGTAGCGGACGACTCTGCAGCCGTCGAGAATGACGGCGTTTCGATCC
Coding sequences within:
- a CDS encoding sulfite exporter TauE/SafE family protein — encoded protein: MMSVLLLGFTVGVILALTGAGGGILAVPFLVFGVGLSMAEAGPIGLLAVGLAASLGAMMGLRNGIVRYKAALLTAGAGIVCSPVGLWLAQRTPNAPLTIMFALLLMYVAWRAFQKSRPARAGVKASGRGKPPPCVLDEHRGKLNWTGPCAWALTFSGVVAGVLSGLLGVGGGFVMVPALQRYTNLTTQSVLATSLTVIALVSMSGVVASSAAGHLQWAVAVPFSIGALSGMLGGRLIAARLPEPYLQKGFALVSTLVAVALLVKALG
- a CDS encoding bifunctional protein tyrosine phosphatase family protein/NAD(P)/FAD-dependent oxidoreductase — protein: MDIRHLAPGLSVSEQIFPNQLNELKNAGFRAIICNRPDGEGSDQPLFAEIKRVAQAIGIEAHYLPAESGKVTDEQGVAFGKLLESVPKPILAYCRSGMRSTTMWALSQAEHQPLPQIVETAKKAGFDMKGVIRRIANKGRTPVEVAEAEHAVVIIGGGAAGIATASSLLAREPGLDIAIIDPADVHYYQPGWTLVGGGVFEASQTAHTMGATIPRGVHWIKSAVAAFEPDRNAVILDGCRVVRYEQLIVCPGLKLNWHAIEGLSDTLGRNGVTSNYLYHLAPYTWELVRQLRGGQAVFTQPPMPIKCAGAPQKAMYLSADHWRREGVLGDIEIDFCSAATVLFGVPDYVPALMKYIHAYGIDLNFGDTLTSVNGPERTATFSCVRPDGSTHSVTRDFDLLHVVPPQVAPDFIRVSPLADAAGWLDVDPATLRHKGWANIHALGDAANTSNAKTAAAARKQAPVVAHNVLAAMGKAEGCAQYDGYGSCPLTVERGKIVLAEFTYGGKVAPSFPSWLIDGTRPSRLAWLLKERILPPLYWRGMLKGHEWLAKPELADL